From one Dyella sp. 2HG41-7 genomic stretch:
- a CDS encoding type II CAAX endopeptidase family protein, translating to MAIEKPQKRIGIYLLLVLALSSVFYALIIGCGHLAGAQGMYVMGLMWSPATAALLTCRITGKPYAELGFVWPRMRWALMAYWLPIVYAGVAYIVVWTAGWGHFGNPQFFAMVAKDFGWTNAPMWLLGLGSLLVYAIVGTIQGTASGLGEEIGWRGFLTPEITRAYGFTGGTLITGVIWTSWHLPILLFADYNAGTPWWFGMSCFAVMVIGISFPFAWLRLRSSSVWPAAILHGSHNVIIQLWLTPITGKQGQITPYAIDEFGFMLALVAVVVAIVYWRKRAQLPATA from the coding sequence ATGGCTATCGAGAAACCGCAAAAGCGGATCGGCATTTACTTGTTGCTGGTGTTGGCGCTGAGTTCGGTGTTTTACGCGCTGATTATCGGCTGCGGTCACCTCGCCGGCGCGCAGGGCATGTATGTGATGGGCCTGATGTGGTCGCCCGCCACGGCCGCGCTGTTGACTTGCCGCATCACCGGCAAACCGTATGCCGAACTGGGCTTTGTCTGGCCGCGTATGCGCTGGGCGTTGATGGCGTATTGGCTACCGATTGTGTATGCCGGCGTGGCATATATTGTGGTGTGGACCGCGGGTTGGGGACACTTCGGCAATCCCCAGTTTTTCGCGATGGTGGCTAAAGATTTCGGCTGGACGAACGCACCGATGTGGCTGCTCGGCTTGGGTTCGCTGCTTGTCTACGCCATTGTGGGCACGATTCAAGGCACGGCTTCCGGCCTCGGCGAAGAAATCGGCTGGCGCGGTTTCCTGACGCCGGAAATCACGCGCGCATACGGTTTTACCGGTGGCACTCTCATCACCGGCGTGATCTGGACGAGCTGGCATTTGCCGATACTGTTGTTCGCCGACTACAACGCCGGCACGCCGTGGTGGTTCGGCATGTCGTGCTTTGCGGTGATGGTGATCGGCATCAGCTTTCCGTTCGCGTGGTTGCGCTTGCGCTCGAGCAGCGTGTGGCCCGCGGCGATTCTGCACGGCAGCCACAACGTGATCATTCAATTGTGGCTGACGCCGATCACCGGCAAACAAGGCCAAATTACGCCGTATGCCATCGACGAATTCGGATTTATGTTGGCGCTGGTCGCGGTTGTGGTAGCGATTGTGTACTGGCGCAAGCGTGCGCAATTGCCAGCGACCGCCTGA
- a CDS encoding STM3941 family protein, translated as MKQVFELRNSLWRNAVLFAICMAFTLPVLVLRVWDIWYCAVLFGLASILFGYRTFDRRVKVLIDERGIQDFRSKRYGLIAWQDLRSFEFTQLKGNYFLYCMPRDAEKFHHPSTKLGKWLEQKAGFKIMVSLQNMAFDLTKLNVFMRTMIAAHAPAATSVIEHREPA; from the coding sequence ATGAAGCAGGTTTTCGAGTTGCGCAATTCGTTGTGGCGCAATGCTGTGCTTTTCGCGATATGTATGGCGTTTACGTTGCCTGTATTGGTTCTGCGGGTGTGGGATATCTGGTACTGCGCCGTCCTTTTCGGTCTCGCCAGCATCCTGTTCGGTTATCGCACCTTCGATCGGCGCGTAAAGGTTTTGATCGACGAACGCGGCATCCAGGATTTTCGATCGAAGCGATACGGCCTGATTGCCTGGCAAGACCTTCGGTCGTTCGAGTTCACCCAGCTCAAGGGCAATTACTTTCTTTATTGCATGCCACGCGACGCGGAGAAGTTTCATCATCCTTCCACCAAACTCGGAAAATGGCTGGAGCAAAAGGCCGGTTTCAAGATCATGGTATCGCTGCAAAACATGGCCTTCGACCTCACGAAGCTAAACGTATTTATGCGCACGATGATTGCGGCGCATGCGCCGGCGGCGACAAGCGTCATTGAACATCGCGAACCCGCTTAG
- a CDS encoding DUF1801 domain-containing protein yields the protein MIDARIKELGDWRGDMLAQVRALIKQAAPAVVEEWKWRGVPTWYCDGMICTGETYKNAVKLTFAKGAALKDPAKLFNSSLDGNVRRAIDIHEGETLNADAFKKLIRAAVTLNKPSGK from the coding sequence CTGATCGACGCGCGGATCAAGGAACTGGGCGACTGGCGCGGCGATATGCTTGCCCAAGTCCGTGCGTTGATCAAACAGGCCGCTCCCGCCGTAGTGGAAGAATGGAAATGGCGCGGCGTGCCTACGTGGTATTGCGACGGCATGATCTGCACGGGCGAGACGTACAAAAACGCCGTCAAGCTGACCTTCGCCAAAGGCGCCGCGTTGAAAGATCCTGCCAAGTTGTTTAACTCCAGTCTGGACGGCAATGTCAGACGCGCCATCGATATTCACGAAGGCGAAACCTTGAACGCCGATGCGTTCAAGAAGCTTATTCGTGCGGCGGTCACATTGAATAAGCCTTCAGGCAAATAG
- a CDS encoding tetratricopeptide repeat-containing sulfotransferase family protein, translating into MNATAIDPTPLSLERDIERVHRLHNDGQHAQALAAAQALLAEAPDRYDILYLIARTQRYLGQIDVALQTLDRVEALRPQYSLLHEERGHCYVVMRDAPRAIDALLRAVNINPALPSSWNLLEGLYRMTGDDANAAMAGAHVATLKRLAIDVVQATSHFSDGELDPAERIIRAHLLKVGNDVEGMRLLARIGLARDVLDDAELLLEAVLKVAPGYRSARYDYACVLFERHLYQRACEEIEKLLAAEPHHLDYRTLYASASVGLGEHDRAIALYQKLILEAPNAADLHLSLAHSLKTQGRQAEAIDAYRAATTARPNFGDAYWSLANLKTYRFQGDEIARMRAEEASPATSLIDRYHLCFALGKAFEDQGDYAQSWQYYAQGNALKRSESRYRPEIIETNTRRQIEVCTREFLTARANVGEPSAEPIFIVGLPRAGSTLIEQILASHSLVEGTQELADIPRIVLDLQGRDPDLDDPRYPGVLAEMQPEDFRKLGEKYLRDTRIYRSGKPYFIDKMPNNFRHLGLIHLMLPNAKIIDARREPMACCFSNIKQLFATGQEFTYSIEDIARYYCTYLDLMQHWDQALPGRVLRVHHEDVVDDLEGNVRRILDFCDLPFEPACLEFHKTERSVRTASSEQVRRPIFRDGLDQWMKFDAQLAPLREALGDALERYRPQA; encoded by the coding sequence ATGAATGCCACGGCAATCGATCCAACCCCCTTGTCGCTGGAACGCGATATCGAGCGCGTCCACCGGCTGCATAACGACGGGCAGCATGCGCAAGCGTTGGCGGCCGCACAGGCGTTACTGGCCGAGGCGCCGGATCGCTACGACATTCTCTACCTGATCGCGCGCACCCAACGCTATCTAGGACAGATCGATGTTGCTTTACAGACGCTGGATCGCGTCGAGGCGCTGCGTCCGCAATACAGCCTTCTGCACGAAGAACGCGGTCACTGCTACGTGGTGATGCGCGATGCGCCGCGCGCGATCGACGCGTTGCTGCGCGCGGTGAATATCAACCCCGCATTGCCATCGAGCTGGAATCTGCTTGAAGGTCTGTATCGCATGACCGGCGACGACGCCAACGCCGCGATGGCCGGCGCACATGTCGCCACGCTTAAGCGCCTGGCGATCGATGTGGTGCAGGCGACCAGCCATTTCTCGGATGGCGAACTCGATCCTGCCGAACGCATCATCCGCGCGCACCTGCTCAAGGTCGGCAACGACGTAGAAGGGATGCGCTTGCTGGCACGCATCGGCCTGGCGCGCGATGTGCTCGATGACGCCGAGCTGCTGCTTGAAGCGGTACTGAAAGTTGCGCCGGGCTATCGCTCGGCGCGCTACGACTATGCCTGCGTATTATTCGAGCGGCATCTTTATCAGCGCGCGTGCGAGGAAATCGAAAAGCTGCTCGCGGCGGAACCCCATCATCTGGACTACCGCACGCTATACGCCAGCGCCAGCGTTGGGCTGGGCGAACACGACCGGGCGATCGCGCTCTATCAGAAATTGATATTGGAAGCACCGAACGCAGCCGATCTGCATCTCTCGCTGGCGCATTCGTTGAAAACGCAAGGGCGCCAAGCCGAAGCCATCGATGCGTATCGCGCGGCGACAACGGCGCGCCCCAACTTTGGCGACGCTTATTGGAGCCTCGCCAATCTCAAGACCTATCGCTTCCAGGGTGACGAGATCGCGCGCATGCGCGCCGAAGAGGCGTCGCCTGCGACATCGCTCATCGACCGCTATCACCTGTGTTTTGCGCTTGGCAAAGCGTTCGAGGATCAGGGCGACTACGCGCAGTCGTGGCAATACTACGCGCAAGGCAATGCGCTCAAGCGTTCCGAAAGCCGCTATCGCCCCGAAATCATCGAGACCAATACGCGTCGACAGATCGAGGTTTGCACGCGCGAATTCCTGACGGCACGCGCAAACGTTGGCGAACCTAGCGCAGAACCGATCTTTATCGTCGGCCTGCCGCGCGCCGGCTCCACGCTCATTGAGCAGATTCTCGCCTCGCACTCGCTGGTGGAAGGCACGCAGGAGCTGGCCGATATCCCGCGCATTGTGCTCGACCTGCAGGGCCGCGACCCCGATTTGGACGATCCTCGCTATCCCGGCGTACTGGCCGAGATGCAGCCGGAAGACTTCCGCAAGCTCGGCGAAAAATATTTGCGCGACACACGCATCTATCGCAGCGGCAAGCCGTATTTTATCGACAAGATGCCCAACAACTTCCGGCATCTTGGGCTGATCCACCTGATGCTGCCCAACGCGAAGATCATCGATGCGCGACGCGAACCCATGGCCTGCTGCTTCAGCAACATCAAGCAATTGTTCGCGACTGGCCAGGAGTTTACCTACAGCATCGAGGATATCGCGCGTTACTACTGCACCTATCTCGACCTGATGCAACACTGGGATCAAGCGCTACCCGGTCGCGTGCTGCGCGTCCACCACGAAGACGTGGTCGACGACCTGGAAGGCAATGTGCGACGCATCCTCGATTTCTGCGACCTGCCGTTCGAGCCGGCCTGCTTGGAATTCCACAAAACCGAGCGCAGCGTGCGCACCGCCAGCTCCGAACAGGTGCGCCGCCCGATCTTCCGCGACGGCCTCGATCAGTGGATGAAATTCGACGCGCAGCTGGCGCCGCTGAGGGAAGCGCTCGGCGATGCGCTCGAGCGTTACCGCCCGCAGGCATGA